From one Asterias amurensis chromosome 10, ASM3211899v1 genomic stretch:
- the LOC139943177 gene encoding neuromedin-U receptor 2-like produces the protein MGSTESCDYHRNITEEYLSEWIFDSVDFFIITVGVPIILGLGLLTNLLLLFVFFRSPRLRSETDLYLSNLALSDVLFLILFSGKDLGRVAFSQVSKHEPFGSTLGCVTFNFALNTALETSIALVTMVTFERYLALCHPIKYLEMRSRRRTYKKVAICWGIGVGFSLIITPLFAKHRVICLRWPEEDMYKGFPSKISRCGPIPGAEWMQYVSEPLLVIPWCIAMIGNVYMYARIIHILNKRKSFYADRKNAKSNSKARHIRNQVAKMLVVNGVVFFLCQAPFTLLILTGWICSFFEGADNPISVLLGKYADWIVQIPLRINTVVNPIIYCAFNAQYRAAFTEAFECVRRRGRHSANSLQAVSQSTAQSVCSIDIGETKL, from the coding sequence ATGGGTTCAACAGAATCATGTGACTACCACAGAAACATCACGGAAGAGTATTTGTCAGAGTGGATCTTCGATTCCGTGGATTTCTTCATCATTACCGTAGGTGTGCCTATAATCTTAGGCCTAGGTCTTCTCACCAACTTGTTACTTTTGTTCGTCTTTTTCCGCAGTCCCCGACTAAGATCGGAAACTGATTTGTACTTATCAAACTTGGCACTGTCCGATGTGCTCTTTTTGATCTTGTTTTCTGGGAAAGATTTGGGGAGGGTTGCCTTCTCGCAAGTTTCAAAGCATGAGCCATTCGGCAGTACTCTTGGCTGCGTCACATTTAACTTTGCATTAAACACGGCATTGGAGACATCAATTGCACTGGTTACCATGGTGACGTTTGAAAGATACCTCGCATTGTGTCATCCAATCAAGTATCTTGAGATGCGCAGTCGGAGACGAACCTACAAAAAGGTTGCAATCTGCTGGGGCATTGGAGTAGGTTTTTCACTAATCATAACTCCACTATTCGCTAAACATCGGGTCATATGCCTACGGTGGCCCGAAGAAGACATGTACAAAGGATTCCCCTCAAAGATTTCACGTTGCGGTCCCATACCGGGAGCTGAGTGGATGCAGTACGTCAGCGAGCCTCTTCTTGTCATCCCTTGGTGTATTGCAATGATCGGTAACGTCTACATGTATGCTCGCATCATCCACATACTGAACAAACGCAAAAGCTTTTACGCAGATCGCAAGAATGCAAAATCTAATTCAAAGGCGCGGCACATCCGTAACCAAGTCGCGAAGATGTTGGTAGTTAACGGTGTGGTGTTCTTCTTATGTCAAGCTCCTTTCACTTTGTTAATTCTTACTGGTTGGATCTGCTCATTCTTTGAGGGTGCTGATAATCCTATCAGTGTTCTTCTTGGGAAGTACGCAGATTGGATTGTTCAGATCCCCCTACGGATTAACACTGTTGTTAATCCAATCATTTACTGCGCGTTTAACGCACAATACAGAGCTGCGTTTACCGAGGCGTTTGAATGCGTTAGACGGCGTGGACGGCACTCAGCCAACTCACTTCAAGCAGTTAGTCAATCTACTGCACAGAGCGTCTGTTCTATCGACATAGGTGAAACTAAACTGTAA